A single region of the Brachypodium distachyon strain Bd21 chromosome 3, Brachypodium_distachyon_v3.0, whole genome shotgun sequence genome encodes:
- the LOC106866317 gene encoding serine/threonine-protein kinase RHS3: MERLRFRSLDGAGAYPTTLPSPRMLLGATTDVHSPHEPPGFRKSMNPIYADSGANNGSSTAAISLDVAPHPAPTGADLDGSRESHVDVGSAAAEATTPAAARSADEITGSAASVLVRRHTGGDGRWEAIRAADARESPLSLGHFRLLKRLGYGDIGSVYLVELRGTTGGAGALFAMKVMDKGSLVSRNKLSRAQTEREILGLLDHPFLPTLYSHFETDKFLCLLMEFCSGGNLHSLRQKQPGKRFTEHAARFYASEVLLALEYLHMLGVVYRDLKPENVLVREEGHIMLSDFDLSLRCSVSPALVRSPSGRVGTGGLVHGCKLPRILLSSAKKKKKPTTGNDVLPRQQELVPGGADGRKKQPCASLEFMAEPTGARSMSFVGTHEYLAPEIIRGEGHGSAVDWWTFGVFLYELLHGATPFKGSGNRATLFNVVGQPLRFPDHDHAPGVSAAARDLIRGLLAKEPQNRLAYRRGAAEVKQHPFFDGVNWALVRSAAPPYIPGLAAEDCCVRLPVPGDAASKDDGGTPRSAPGNGKTSSPRDDPSSYVDFEYF; this comes from the coding sequence ATGGAGCGCCTCAGGTTCAGGAgcctcgacggcgccggcgcgtaCCCGACGACGCTGCCAAGCCCGAGGATGCTCCTCGGTGCGACGACAGACGTCCATTCGCCCCACGAACCTCCGGGCTTCAGGAAGAGCATGAACCCAATCTACGCGGACTCCGGCGCCAACAACGGTTCTTCCACGGCCGCGATCTCCCTCGACGTGGCACCACATCCTGCGCCCACGGGCGCCGATCTCGACGGCTCCAGAGAAAGCCACGTCGACGTtggatcagcagcagcagaagcaacCACGCCGGCTGCTGCACGGAGCGCCGACGAAATTACCGGAAGCGCGGCGTCGGTGCTGGTGAGGCGGCACACGGGCGGGGACGGCCGTTGGGAGGCCATCAGAGCCGCCGACGCGCGGGAGTCGCCGCTGAGCCTCGGCCACTTCAGGCTCCTGAAGCGGCTGGGCTACGGCGACATCGGCAGCGTGTACCTGGTGGAGCTCCGAGGCACCaccggcggcgcaggcgcgctGTTCGCGATGAAGGTGATGGACAAGGGGTCCCTGGTGAGCCGGAACAAGCTGTCCCGCGCGCAGACGGAGCGGGAGATCCTGGGCCTGCTGGACCACCCGTTCCTCCCCACACTCTACTCCCACTTCGAGACGGACAAGTTCTTGTGCCTCCTCATGGAGTTCTGCAGCGGCGGCAACCTGCACTCCCTCCGGCAgaagcagcccggcaagcgcTTCACGGAGCACGCCGCCAGGTTCTACGCGTCCGAGGTGCTGCTGGCGCTGGAGTACCTGCACATGCTCGGGGTCGTGTACCGGGACCTCAAGCCGGAGAACGTGCTGGTCAGGGAGGAAGGCCACATCATGCTCTCGGATTTCGACCTCTCGCTCCGCTGCTCCGTCAGCCCGGCGCTCGTCCGCTCCCCGTCCGGCCGTGTCGGCACAGGAGGCCTAGTGCACGGCTGCAAGCTCCCGCGGATCCTCCTCTCGTcggccaagaagaagaagaagccgacgaCGGGCAATGACGTTCTTCCGAGGCAGCAGGAGCTGGTGCCCGGCGGCGCAGACGGCAGGAAGAAGCAGCCGTGCGCGTCGCTGGAGTTCATGGCGGAGCCGACGGGCGCGCGGTCCATGTCGTTCGTGGGCACGCACGAGTACCTGGCGCCGGAGATCATCCGCGGGGAAGGCCACGGCAGCGCCGTCGACTGGTGGACCTTCGGCGTCTTCCTCTACGAGCTGCTGCACGGCGCCACGCCCTTCAAGGGCTCCGGGAACAGGGCAACGCTGTTCAACGTCGTGGGCCAGCCGCTGCGGTTCCCGGACCACGACCACGCGCCGGGCGTCAGCGCCGCAGCCAGGGACCTCATCCGGGGACTGCTGGCCAAGGAGCCGCAGAACAGGCTCGCGTAcaggcgcggcgcggccgaGGTCAAGCAGCACCCCTTCTTCGACGGCGTCAACTGGGCGCTCGTCAGGAGCGCCGCACCGCCCTACATCCCCGGCCTCGCCGCGGAGGACTGCTGCGTGCGGCTGCCCGTCCCCGGCGACGCCGCCTCTAAGGACGACGGCGGCACCCCGAGGAGCGCGCCTGGGAACGGGAAGACCAGCTCGCCTCGTGATGATCCGTCCTCGTACGTTGACTTCGAGTACTTCTAG
- the LOC100841046 gene encoding peroxidase 57, whose translation MASAVLLVVALAVLGLATGGDAQLQNGFYRGKCGSNDVEAIVQGVVRARFARDPKIVAFLLRLLFHECGVNGCDGGLLIDGFGTEKTALPNLSVNGYDLIAEIKTELERRCPRVVSCSDIEILATRDAVALAGGAKYLVRTGRRDGRQSRASDVNLPAPNSTVAQATSFFGRLGLSQFDMALLLGAHTVGVTHCGVIKGRLYSHGGKAGATDPSLDPSLASVFKKFVCPNTPSSDNNIVFLDDQPSALRVDNGYYKMLQRRRGVLSVDQNLYGDGSTRWIVDMLANTDNFRAFFPQALVKLGEVKVLTGAQGEIRRVCNRFN comes from the exons ATGGCCTCCGCAGTGTTGCTAGTTGTGGCTCTGGCGGTTCTGGGGCTCGCCACCGGAGGCGACGCGCAGCTGCAGAACGGGTTCTACAGGGGCAAGTGCGGCTCCAACGACGTGGAGGCCATCGTGCAGGGCGTGGTCAGGGCCCGCTTCGCCAGGGACCCCAAAATCGTCGCCTTTCTCCTGCGCCTGCTGTTCCACGAGTGCGGCGTCAAT GGGTGCGACGGCGGGTTGCTGATCGACGGCTTTGGCACGGAGAAGACGGCATTGCCGAACCTGAGTGTAAACGGATACGACCTCATCGCGGAGATCAAAACTGAGCTCGAGAGACGGTGCCCGCGCGTGGTTTCCTGCTCCGACATCGAGATCCTGGCCACCAGGGACGCCGTCGCTCTGGCCGGCGGGGCAAAATACTTGGTGCGCACGGGCAGGAGGGACGGCCGGCAGTCCAGGGCCTCCGACGTGAACCTGCCGGCGCCAAACAGCACGGTGGCGCAGGCCACCTCTTTCTTCGGCAGGCTCGGGCTCAGCCAGTTCGACATGGCCCTTCTCCTGGGAGCCCACACGGTGGGCGTCACGCACTGCGGCGTGATCAAGGGCAGGCTGTACAGCCACGGCGGCAAGGCCGGCGCCACGGACCCAAGCCTGGACCCGAGCCTGGCATCCGTGTTCAAGAAATTCGTGTGCCCCAACACGCCGTCGTCGGACAACAACATCGTCTTCCTGGACGACCAGCCCAGCGCGCTCAGGGTGGACAACGGCTACTACAAGAtgctccagcggcggcgcggcgtgcTTTCGGTGGACCAGAACCTCTACGGCGACGGCTCCACGCGGTGGATCGTCGACATGCTCGCCAACACCGACAACTTCCGTGCATTCTTCCCGCAGGCGCTCGTCAAGCTCGGCGAGGTTAAGGTTCTCACTGGCGCGCAGGGAGAGATCCGCAGGGTCTGCAACAGGTTCAACTGA
- the LOC100838604 gene encoding peroxidase 57 translates to MSSAVLLLVSLAVLPLATGSNAQLQNGFCKGKCGSNDVEAIVQGVVKARFSRDATIVAHLLRLLFHECGVNGCDGGLLIDGFGTEKTALPNLSVKGYDLIAEIKTELERRCPRVVSCSDIEILATRDAIALAGGAKYLVRTGRRDGRQSRASDVNLPAANSTVAQATSFFGRLGLSQFDMALLLGAHTVGVTHCSVVKGRLYSHGGKAGATDPSLDPSLASVFKKFVCPNTPSSDNNIVFLDDQPSALRVDNGYYKMLQRRRGVLSIDQNLYGDGSTRWIVDMLANTDNFRALFPQALVKLGEVKVLTGAQGEIRKVCNRFN, encoded by the exons ATGTCTTCCGCAGTGTTGCTACTTGTTTCGTTGGCGGTGCTGCCGCTGGCCACCGGAAGCAACGCGCAGCTGCAGAACGGGTTCTGCAAGGGCAAGTGTGGCTCCAACGACGTGGAGGCCATCGTGCAGGGCGTCGTCAAGGCCCGCTTCTCCCGGGACGCCACCATCGTCGCCCACCTCCTGCGCCTGCTGTTCCACGAGTGCGGCGTCAAT GGGTGCGACGGCGGGCTGCTGATCGACGGCTTTGGCACGGAGAAGACGGCATTGCCGAACCTGAGTGTCAAGGGATACGACCTGATCGCGGAGATCAAAACTGAGCTCGAGAGACGGTGCCCGCGCGTGGTTTCCTGCTCCGACATCGAGATCCTGGCCACCAGGGACGCCATCGCTCTGGCCGGCGGGGCAAAATACTTGGTGCGCACCGGCAGGAGGGACGGCCGGCAGTCCAGGGCCTCCGACGTGAACCTGCCGGCGGCAAACAGCACGGTGGCTCAGGCCACCTCTTTCTTCGGCAGGCTCGGGCTCAGCCAGTTCGACATGGCCCTTCTCCTGGGCGCGCACACGGTGGGCGTCACGCATTGCAGCGTGGTCAAGGGCAGGCTGTACAGCCACGGCGGCAAGGCCGGCGCCACGGACCCAAGCCTGGACCCGAGCCTGGCATCCGTGTTCAAGAAATTCGTGTGCCCCAACACGCCGTCGTCGGACAACAACATCGTCTTCCTGGACGACCAGCCCAGCGCGCTCAGGGTGGACAACGGCTACTACAAGAtgctccagcggcggcgcggcgtgcTGTCTATCGACCAGAACCTCTACGGAGACGGCTCCACGCGGTGGATCGTCGACATGCTCGCCAACACCGACAACTTCCGTGCGCTCTTCCCGCAGGCGCTCGTCAAGCTCGGCGAGGTTAAGGTGCTCACTGGCGCACAGGGAGAGATCCGCAAGGTCTGCAACAGGTTCAACTGA